The Oxalobacteraceae bacterium OTU3CINTB1 genome includes a window with the following:
- a CDS encoding inorganic phosphate transporter, producing MNTITISIYVLGVLIALALVFDFMNGFHDAANAIATVVSTGVLKPQTAVAMAAFFNFVAIFVFHQLTVAATVGKGTIDPSVVDQYVIFGALVGAIVWNIVTWYYGIPSSSSHALIGGLVGAAVAKSGTGALISAGLIKTVAFIVLSPLLGFIFGSLMMLLVSWVFVRSTPRRVDKWFRRLQLLSAASYSLGHGGNDAQKTIGIIWMLLIAAGYSQAGDAEPPLWVIVSCYTAISFGTLFGGWRIVKTMGQKITKLKPVGGFCAETGGAITLFTATALGVPVSTTHTITGAIVGVGSAQKMSAVRWGVAGNIVWAWIFTIPASAFVAAIAWWVGQHIM from the coding sequence ATGAATACCATAACAATAAGCATCTACGTGCTGGGCGTGCTGATCGCGCTGGCCTTGGTGTTTGACTTCATGAACGGCTTCCACGACGCCGCCAACGCGATCGCCACCGTCGTCTCGACGGGTGTGCTGAAGCCGCAAACGGCGGTGGCCATGGCCGCGTTCTTCAATTTCGTCGCCATTTTCGTGTTCCACCAGTTGACCGTGGCCGCCACCGTCGGCAAGGGCACCATCGACCCGAGCGTGGTGGACCAGTACGTGATCTTCGGCGCGCTGGTCGGCGCCATCGTCTGGAACATCGTCACCTGGTACTACGGCATTCCGTCGTCGTCGTCGCACGCGCTGATCGGCGGCCTGGTCGGCGCTGCCGTGGCCAAGAGCGGCACCGGCGCGCTGATCTCGGCCGGCCTGATCAAGACCGTGGCCTTCATCGTGCTCTCGCCGCTGCTCGGCTTCATCTTCGGCTCGCTGATGATGTTGCTCGTGTCGTGGGTGTTCGTGCGCTCGACGCCGCGCCGGGTCGACAAATGGTTCCGCCGCCTGCAACTGCTGTCGGCCGCCTCGTACAGCCTCGGCCACGGCGGCAACGACGCCCAAAAGACCATCGGCATCATCTGGATGCTGCTCATCGCCGCCGGCTACTCGCAGGCCGGCGACGCCGAGCCGCCGCTGTGGGTGATCGTGTCGTGCTACACGGCGATCTCGTTCGGCACCTTGTTCGGCGGCTGGCGCATCGTCAAGACCATGGGCCAGAAGATCACCAAGCTCAAACCGGTGGGCGGCTTCTGCGCCGAGACCGGCGGCGCGATCACCCTGTTCACCGCCACCGCCCTCGGCGTGCCGGTGTCGACCACGCACACCATCACCGGCGCCATCGTCGGCGTCGGTTCCGCGCAAAAGATGTCGGCGGTGCGCT